One segment of Pseudomonas sp. FP2196 DNA contains the following:
- a CDS encoding pyridoxamine 5'-phosphate oxidase family protein, whose translation MERSPWHAGEQQLQAHVGVAERMEAFGRKVIRTWMPDQHREFYQQLPFMLYGAVDGDGRPWASVLEGAPGFAHSPDPEHLHFASLPAADDPAQLRNGEPIGLLGIELHTRRRNRLNGHVDHFGTDGFEVSVDQAFGNCPQYIQLRQFQRVPLSDPQTRPAQHLDALDDAAITLIEGADTFFVASYVDADGQRAVDVSHRGGQAGFVRVEGNRLTIPDFAGNLHFNTLGNLLLNPKAGLLFIDFSTGDVLQLSGRTEIILEGPQIEAFQGAERLWTFEVEKLVRRPAALALRWRFDGMSPTSLLTGNWAEADARLQAQALGNQWRPLRVAKIEMESRHIRSIYLEPDDGAGLPVFLAGQHLPLRFTLDGEVHIRTYSLSSAPSDGFYRISVKRDGRVSNHLHEQIQVGDVLEARAPQGHFTVAPLERRPLVLLAAGVGITPILSMLREVVYQGLRTRRIRPTWLLQSSRSLADQPFRKELDRLLESAGDAVRVLRLLSQPEADAHEGEDFDLHGRIDDAVLRNLLEVEDYDQIDFVLCGPGAFTQGLYDSLRELDVRDAQIHAETFGPSTLKRRADADAIVIEQPPAATQSVPVVFERSAKEARWQPDGGSLLELAESRGLRPEFSCRGGSCGTCKTRLVSGAVNYPQVPAEIPEAGHVLICCAVPAQSQQPLILDL comes from the coding sequence ATGGAACGTTCACCGTGGCACGCTGGCGAGCAACAGTTGCAGGCGCATGTAGGTGTGGCCGAACGCATGGAGGCATTCGGGCGTAAGGTAATTCGCACCTGGATGCCAGACCAGCACCGAGAGTTCTATCAGCAACTTCCTTTCATGTTGTACGGCGCGGTGGACGGCGACGGCCGTCCGTGGGCCAGTGTGCTTGAAGGAGCGCCGGGGTTTGCCCATTCGCCCGATCCTGAGCATCTGCACTTCGCAAGTCTGCCTGCTGCCGATGATCCGGCGCAGTTGCGTAACGGCGAGCCTATCGGATTGCTCGGCATCGAACTGCACACCCGTCGGCGCAATCGCCTTAATGGCCATGTCGATCATTTCGGCACCGACGGTTTCGAGGTGAGTGTCGATCAAGCCTTCGGCAACTGCCCGCAATACATCCAGCTGCGTCAATTCCAGCGCGTTCCGCTGAGCGATCCGCAGACGCGGCCTGCTCAGCATTTGGATGCGCTTGATGACGCGGCCATTACCCTGATCGAAGGTGCCGACACGTTCTTTGTCGCCAGTTATGTGGACGCCGACGGCCAGCGTGCGGTGGACGTTTCCCACCGCGGCGGCCAGGCCGGTTTTGTGCGGGTGGAAGGCAATCGTCTGACCATCCCTGATTTTGCCGGCAACCTGCACTTCAACACCCTCGGCAATCTGCTGCTCAACCCCAAGGCTGGCTTGCTGTTCATCGACTTTTCCACAGGTGACGTGCTGCAACTCAGCGGGCGCACCGAAATCATCCTGGAAGGGCCGCAGATCGAGGCGTTTCAAGGTGCGGAGCGGCTGTGGACATTTGAGGTGGAGAAACTGGTGCGGCGTCCGGCGGCGCTGGCCTTGCGCTGGCGCTTCGACGGCATGTCGCCCACCAGTCTGTTGACCGGCAACTGGGCCGAGGCCGACGCGCGTTTGCAGGCGCAGGCTTTGGGCAACCAGTGGCGGCCATTACGGGTGGCGAAGATTGAAATGGAAAGCCGCCACATCCGCTCGATTTATCTCGAGCCGGACGATGGCGCCGGTTTGCCGGTGTTTCTCGCGGGCCAGCATCTGCCACTGCGGTTTACCCTCGACGGCGAAGTACATATCCGCACCTACAGCCTGTCGAGTGCGCCATCGGATGGTTTTTACCGGATCAGTGTGAAGCGCGACGGACGGGTGTCGAACCATCTGCATGAGCAGATTCAGGTGGGTGATGTGCTGGAGGCGCGGGCGCCGCAAGGGCATTTCACCGTCGCGCCGCTGGAACGCCGGCCGCTGGTGTTGTTGGCGGCCGGGGTCGGTATCACACCGATCCTGTCGATGCTGCGTGAGGTGGTTTATCAGGGCCTGCGCACACGGCGGATTCGTCCGACGTGGTTGCTGCAGAGTTCGCGCAGCCTGGCCGATCAGCCGTTTCGCAAGGAACTGGATCGTCTGCTGGAAAGTGCTGGCGATGCGGTGCGGGTTCTGCGTTTGCTCAGTCAGCCGGAAGCGGATGCGCACGAGGGCGAGGATTTCGACCTGCATGGGCGAATTGATGACGCGGTGCTGAGAAATCTGCTGGAGGTCGAGGATTACGATCAGATCGACTTTGTTCTGTGTGGCCCCGGCGCTTTCACCCAAGGCCTGTACGACAGTTTGCGCGAGTTGGATGTGCGCGACGCGCAGATTCACGCCGAAACCTTCGGCCCCTCGACGCTCAAGCGACGTGCCGATGCGGACGCGATCGTCATTGAGCAACCTCCGGCTGCCACCCAATCGGTGCCGGTGGTATTCGAGCGTTCAGCCAAGGAAGCCCGCTGGCAGCCGGACGGCGGTAGTTTGCTGGAGCTGGCGGAAAGTCGCGGATTGCGTCCGGAGTTCAGTTGCCGCGGTGGATCGTGCGGCACCTGCAAGACGCGGCTGGTCAGTGGCGCGGTGAATTATCCACAGGTACCGGCCGAAATACCTGAGGCGGGACATGTGCTGATTTGCTGTGCGGTGCCGGCACAAAGTCAGC